A genomic segment from Dysidea avara unplaced genomic scaffold, odDysAvar1.4 SCAFFOLD_4_1, whole genome shotgun sequence encodes:
- the LOC136246167 gene encoding integrase/recombinase xerD homolog has protein sequence MLWSAFTIAFYGFFRASEYVNLRWDDVTYDEEQMSITLHQSKTDPFRRGHTVHIFKTTSSTCVLKALKQYKDSVTSTPPNAFLYHAGRFTPLSHPAVTRVIQQLLSQAGLNYMDYASHSFRIGAATTAAAAGLPTWMIKSLGRWSSNAYLSYIHCQPSRTPAIHRLLAHTDASNQPEWDPDCMH, from the coding sequence ATGCTGTGGTCAGCATTTACTATAGCCTTTTATGGCTTCTTCAGAGCAAGTGAATATGTTAACCTCCGCTGGGATGATGTAACTTATGATGAAGAACAAATGTCAATTACTCTACACCAATCAAAGACCGATCCATTCAGACGAGGCCATACTGTACACATTTTTAAAACTACTTCATCTACCTGCGTACTTAAGGCACTCAAACAATATAAGGATTCTGTCACCAGCACACCACCTAATGCCTTTCTATATCACGCCGGCAGGTTTACTCCATTGTCCCATCCAGCAGTCACTAGAGTAATTCAACAGCTCCTTTCACAGGCTGGTCTTAATTACATGGACTATGCATCACATAGCTTTAGAATAGGTGCTGCTACCACCGCAGCAGCTGCCGGCCTTCCAACATGGATGATTAAAAGCCTTGGACGCTGGTCAAGCAACGCTTACTTGTCTTATATTCACTGCCAACCATCAAGAACTCCAGCCATTCACCGATTATTAGCTCATACGGACGCATCCAACCAACCAGAATGGGACCCAGACTGTATGCATTGA